The nucleotide window GATGAACAGATTTCAAAGATCATCAAAAGGATCAACGGTGTAAATTACACCGGCACAACGGTGGGTATCAGAGGACTTAGCGAAAGATACAGCCAGGTTTTGCTGGACGGCATTCCCCTGCCGTCTTCCGGCTTCAATAAAAGGGCACTTATGGCGGATATAATTCCCAAAGAACTCTCAGGAGAAATTACGCTTATCAAAACGGCAGCACCAGATGTCAACAGTGATTTCACAGGCGGGCAAATACAAATTCAGTCGCTAGCTATCCCTGACCAAAGCTTTACTTCTTTCTCTTTAGGTACGGGTGGCAACAGCCAGTCCGTTTTTAAGAACGCTGAAAGACTCGGTAATAAAGGGAAACTTGACTGGCTGGGTATAGATGATGGCGGCCGTAAAAAACCAGCCTGGATACGCTCCTGGCAGTGGTACAATAACCTGCCTCAGCCACCGCCTGTTGATCCCACGGGTACACAAAGGCTTATTCCGGGTGAACTCAACCTTTATACTTCGCTCAATGCCATACAACAAAGCAAAGGCATCAGTGCGGAGGGGCTGGTGCCTCAGAACAGCACTATACTGCCCGACTTTCACGTGAGTTTTTCACTGGGACGCGCTTATGCCTTAAAAGGCCAATCCACACTGGGCCTGGTATGGGGAACGTCTGTCTATCAACAGCAGTCTTCAGCATCCTTCTACAACCTGCGCAGATCTTCCCATATTGCCAGGCAGGACTCATTGCGTCCCGATCCGGCAGGCGGGGGCACACAATATGAGCAGCGTTACGGTGCTGCTACAGTGCTCAACCTCGGGCTTAAAAAACCAACATTCCGCCTAACATTAAACAATATACTGAGCACGCAGTTACAGGACAATTTCAGTATAGCGACCCGCAGCTATTTCAATAAGGGACAAACGCGACAGTTTAACGAACTTTTTCAACAGCCCGAACCATCATTTTTTCACCAACACAAACTGGAGTTAGAAAAACAGTTTTCCGCTTCCACATCAGTTAACTACTTTATTGCATTCACTAATGCTTTGCAAAGACTTTCTGACAGAAGGCACCTGCAATATTTTTTAACCGCTTCTGGTCCGGAAGGCATGGTTTATAATACACCCAATATACTTTATAACTGGCGTCAGAATAACGATTCGAATATTGTAGATAATCGCACCTGGATAGATGCCATAGAAAAAAATTACTTGTCCGGATTATCATTTACACAACGATTGTTGAAGCTGGGCCTGTTTTCGGGAAGTATAAAAGCCGGATGGTCAGGATCCGTAAGGCATAAAATCTTCTCTGTAATGCGCCTGCTTCCTTACGCCCACGAAAACGCCGGGATTACCGGTCGGTATCATGAGTTGCTTCACCCTTCGGCTAACAATAACGTTTACTATTGGGCCGAAAACACCAACGGTACTCTATTTACGGGGCGTGCTCAGAACCAGACTCTTTACCTGCTGACAGATCAGTCGTTAGGCGGCCATCTCAGGTTTTGTTACGGGGTAAGAGCTGAATATTACCACATGCAAAACAATCAGCAGGTATTTTTGAAACGGCTGCATAACGGCATTATCCCCCCTCAATATTACCAGGGCATAACCGGCGAAAAAAACTGGAACCTGTTACCATCGGCTCATGCAATCGTAAGCATCCGTAAAAATATCAACATCCGTATTGCCTATTCCCAAACCCTTCTAAGGCCCGATTTCAGGGAGCTTTCCTATTTTGGGTTATATGACTACGAGCTGGATGCGAATATCAATGGGCGGCAGTTATTAAGTACCCAGGTTGGCAACTACGATGCCCGCTGGGAATGGTATCCCACTCCGGCTGAAATTATTTCAATATCATTGTTTCATAAGCAATTGAACAATCCTGTAGAGTTGGCCCAATCCGCGCCGTTTCCCAATGCCTACGGTTATATAAATCAGCATAGTGCTCAAACAACAGGTATTGAAATAGAACTTCGTAAATCAATGGCATTTATATCGCCCGGAGTCTTTTTAAAGAACCTGCATATCCATGCAGCTTACACCGCCAACTGGTCGAAAGTAGCAATTATGAGTTATCCATTGTTGGCTAACGGGGCTTTTACACAAAGAAGAATGTTCAACCAGGACAGGGCACTATTTAACCAGGCGCCATGGACGCTAAATGCAGCTTTACTCTACAACGCTTCTCAAATAGGAATTTCAGTATTCTATAACCAAATCGGACCTAAAACTTATATTACCCATACCAATCCCAATCTGATTGAATATGAAAACAGCGTTGATGAACTGGATATAGGAGGTTATATAAAATGCCGGAAAGGCAGGGGCCGCATTACCCTCAGTGCTTTAAACCTATTGAACCAGTGGCGCATTTATTATAGAAACAATAATGCTTACCGGCAGGTAAATGGCGATCATTGGGAATTAGCAAACGGCACAGTGGCTTATAACCCCTTAGACGGAGACACCATAACTTACAGGATCAGACAGGGAATCAGGGGTACTATTGAACTTATATGGAAATTTTAGAAGATCCGGGGACATTTTCGTTTTTGACTGCGATTTATAATAAACCAGGAACTACATATGACAAAATCATTCATCCAGATCTTTCTCCTGCTGGCTATCACAGCCCGGTTAACCGCCTGCAGCAAACAGGCTGCAGAGGTTGATAAAGAAGAAATAATAGAAACTGAAAACCTGGAGAAGGTATACGGCTGCACACATACAACATCATTGCTATCCTACCGTACCTGGCCGGCAACAGGCATGCCCCGCTTATTTAAGATAACAAGCCAGAAAGATTTTGATCAGATAGTTAAAGGAGCCACCTGCTCGCCTGATATAGACTTTGGCCGGCACACACTGCTGATAGGTGTGGAGACACTCAACACAGGATACAGTGGTATTACCTATCGGCTCAGGAAAATAACAAAAGGCGGGCAGGATAGCCTGGAGCTTACCATAAGCTTTCAGTTAAATGCA belongs to Niabella yanshanensis and includes:
- a CDS encoding TonB-dependent receptor: MLYRILIGLMLLTATCVRLSAQPLVTYAGEPLHQRLERIVKDFNVHIAYDQMQIRNIVTAEINMQVKKPEEALTISLQGTGFTYQKRNTTHFYILPVKRGVISGHIIDADDATALPGVSVKIGDHLFAASADGTFYLELPAGSYPVLLSAVGYQTMKLPFVELEAGQNLSLNLALQKKPFNLPQVNITSSIAEEQVLAYYIKRRQQVVVADGLVKPQITSLPDEQISKIIKRINGVNYTGTTVGIRGLSERYSQVLLDGIPLPSSGFNKRALMADIIPKELSGEITLIKTAAPDVNSDFTGGQIQIQSLAIPDQSFTSFSLGTGGNSQSVFKNAERLGNKGKLDWLGIDDGGRKKPAWIRSWQWYNNLPQPPPVDPTGTQRLIPGELNLYTSLNAIQQSKGISAEGLVPQNSTILPDFHVSFSLGRAYALKGQSTLGLVWGTSVYQQQSSASFYNLRRSSHIARQDSLRPDPAGGGTQYEQRYGAATVLNLGLKKPTFRLTLNNILSTQLQDNFSIATRSYFNKGQTRQFNELFQQPEPSFFHQHKLELEKQFSASTSVNYFIAFTNALQRLSDRRHLQYFLTASGPEGMVYNTPNILYNWRQNNDSNIVDNRTWIDAIEKNYLSGLSFTQRLLKLGLFSGSIKAGWSGSVRHKIFSVMRLLPYAHENAGITGRYHELLHPSANNNVYYWAENTNGTLFTGRAQNQTLYLLTDQSLGGHLRFCYGVRAEYYHMQNNQQVFLKRLHNGIIPPQYYQGITGEKNWNLLPSAHAIVSIRKNINIRIAYSQTLLRPDFRELSYFGLYDYELDANINGRQLLSTQVGNYDARWEWYPTPAEIISISLFHKQLNNPVELAQSAPFPNAYGYINQHSAQTTGIEIELRKSMAFISPGVFLKNLHIHAAYTANWSKVAIMSYPLLANGAFTQRRMFNQDRALFNQAPWTLNAALLYNASQIGISVFYNQIGPKTYITHTNPNLIEYENSVDELDIGGYIKCRKGRGRITLSALNLLNQWRIYYRNNNAYRQVNGDHWELANGTVAYNPLDGDTITYRIRQGIRGTIELIWKF